From Kineosporia succinea, the proteins below share one genomic window:
- a CDS encoding RNA ligase family protein: protein MERVKYPRTRHLPGSPGASADDEHLADLGVLRAGEVVLTEKMDGENTTIGPGYVHARSVDSPAHPSRTWVKALAARLAGELPDGMRVCGENLYARHSVGYDDLASYFLVFGVWLGDECLDWDATREWAGLLGLECVPELYRGPFPADGVPGLRRRWQEGHHRAVSEGFVVRTAGAFGRRGFGTHVAKWVRAGHVRTGTHWMSSEVTPNQLLT, encoded by the coding sequence GTGGAGCGCGTGAAGTACCCGCGCACCCGGCACCTGCCCGGCAGCCCGGGCGCGAGCGCGGACGACGAGCACCTGGCCGACCTGGGCGTGCTGAGAGCCGGGGAGGTGGTGCTGACGGAGAAGATGGACGGCGAGAACACCACCATCGGCCCGGGCTACGTGCACGCCCGGTCGGTCGACTCGCCTGCGCACCCGTCCCGGACCTGGGTGAAGGCGCTGGCGGCGCGGCTGGCCGGGGAGCTGCCGGACGGGATGCGGGTGTGCGGCGAGAACCTGTACGCCCGGCACTCCGTCGGCTACGACGACCTGGCCTCGTACTTCCTGGTGTTCGGCGTCTGGCTCGGCGACGAGTGCCTGGACTGGGACGCCACCCGGGAGTGGGCCGGGCTGCTGGGGCTGGAGTGCGTGCCCGAGCTGTACCGCGGCCCGTTCCCGGCCGACGGGGTGCCGGGCCTGCGGCGCCGCTGGCAGGAGGGGCACCACCGCGCCGTCAGCGAGGGGTTCGTGGTGCGCACCGCCGGGGCGTTCGGGCGCCGGGGGTTCGGCACCCACGTGGCCAAGTGGGTGCGGGCCGGGCACGTGCGGACCGGCACGCACTGGATGAGCTCCGAGGTGAC
- a CDS encoding AAA family ATPase produces the protein MDAIGRAVEGAPVDLSAESRPELAALRDCPQTAAFHAEGDVATHSRWVYDLAAEHAERLTDPNQAVALRLAGLLHDVGKPLTTRENGPGRWSAHGHDLEGAKLVASLFATHPAVLKLPLGVHHSVHALVRAHMWTYAAERISPGAALRMTHVTDPALLMALWDSDSRGRIADDVTELAERVEFAGLVLRDLDAARPGSFGLLDQVAERGTADPRAWRETFRALVEGSLTDVGAVSARLAAAERHSTGGSITYTIGLPGVGKSTWAREVWAPATGGVVLSGEGARRRDRRAAAAAVVRQIPTLLAAGRDICVDATHLLRETRDVLVTYAGRYGAALHAVSFNAPLEMSLRRQTTRPGADAVPAAAVTAMAARLRWPTPDEYQTLTVVEPNRVSWAYDERTRWSAGRPGGTEGVRWSA, from the coding sequence ATGGACGCGATCGGCCGGGCCGTCGAGGGTGCCCCCGTCGACCTGTCCGCGGAGTCCCGGCCCGAGCTCGCCGCCCTGCGGGACTGCCCGCAGACCGCGGCCTTTCACGCCGAGGGTGACGTGGCCACGCACTCGCGCTGGGTCTACGACCTGGCCGCCGAGCACGCCGAGCGGCTCACCGACCCGAACCAGGCCGTCGCGCTACGCCTGGCCGGGCTGCTCCACGACGTCGGAAAGCCGCTGACCACGCGGGAGAACGGGCCCGGCCGGTGGAGCGCCCACGGCCACGACCTGGAGGGCGCCAAGCTCGTCGCGTCCCTCTTCGCCACCCACCCCGCTGTGCTGAAACTGCCGCTGGGAGTGCACCACAGCGTCCATGCGCTGGTCCGGGCCCACATGTGGACCTACGCGGCCGAGCGCATCAGCCCGGGCGCCGCACTGCGCATGACCCACGTCACCGACCCCGCCCTGCTGATGGCGTTGTGGGACAGCGACTCCCGCGGCCGCATCGCCGACGACGTCACCGAGCTGGCCGAGCGCGTCGAGTTCGCCGGGCTGGTGCTGCGTGACCTGGACGCCGCCCGGCCGGGCAGTTTCGGCCTGCTCGACCAGGTCGCCGAGCGGGGCACGGCCGATCCGCGGGCCTGGCGCGAGACCTTCCGGGCCCTGGTCGAGGGCTCGCTCACCGACGTGGGGGCGGTCTCGGCACGTCTCGCGGCGGCCGAACGGCACAGCACCGGCGGCTCGATCACCTACACGATCGGCCTGCCCGGCGTCGGCAAGTCCACCTGGGCCCGCGAGGTCTGGGCGCCCGCGACCGGTGGGGTCGTGCTCTCCGGCGAGGGCGCCCGGCGACGTGACCGGCGGGCGGCCGCCGCGGCCGTGGTGCGGCAGATCCCCACCCTCCTGGCCGCCGGTCGTGACATCTGCGTCGACGCCACCCACCTGCTGCGCGAGACCCGCGACGTGCTCGTCACCTACGCCGGCCGCTACGGCGCGGCCCTGCACGCCGTGTCCTTCAACGCCCCGCTGGAGATGTCGCTGCGCCGCCAGACGACCCGTCCCGGCGCCGACGCGGTCCCGGCCGCCGCCGTCACCGCGATGGCGGCCAGGCTGCGCTGGCCCACGCCCGACGAGTACCAGACCCTCACGGTCGTCGAGCCGAACCGGGTGTCCTGGGCCTACGACGAACGGACGCGCTGGTCGGCGGGGCGGCCGGGTGGCACGGAGGGGGTGCGGTGGAGCGCGTGA
- the arfB gene encoding alternative ribosome rescue aminoacyl-tRNA hydrolase ArfB, with amino-acid sequence MPGPLKVTQSLTIPEAELTWRFTRASGPGGQGVNTTDSRVQVWWDVTASQVLTAGQREQILSRLGGRLVAGVLPVTASEQRSQLQNRETAEQRLAQIVAGALAPPPRARRATRATKGSQERRIAQKKRRGTIKKLRRDTSD; translated from the coding sequence ATGCCCGGCCCCCTGAAGGTGACCCAGTCCCTGACCATCCCCGAGGCCGAGCTCACCTGGCGCTTCACCCGCGCCTCGGGGCCCGGCGGCCAGGGCGTCAACACCACCGACAGCCGGGTGCAGGTCTGGTGGGACGTCACGGCCAGCCAGGTGCTCACCGCCGGGCAGCGTGAGCAGATCCTCAGCCGCCTCGGCGGGCGCCTCGTCGCCGGCGTCCTGCCGGTGACCGCGTCGGAACAGCGCTCGCAGCTGCAGAACCGGGAGACCGCCGAGCAGCGCCTGGCCCAGATCGTGGCCGGCGCCCTGGCCCCGCCGCCTCGCGCCCGGCGCGCGACCCGGGCCACGAAAGGCTCGCAGGAGCGCCGGATCGCGCAGAAGAAGCGACGCGGCACCATCAAGAAGCTACGTCGCGACACCTCCGACTAG
- a CDS encoding BCCT family transporter encodes MPETEPHHLSSSTEPPREPASLHRESADRRLPTDRVVFGVAAGLMVAFIAWGIISSDSLSSVASTVLDQVIAGGGWAFVLTASGFVVFALWLAFSSYGKVPLGRDDEEPEFRSISWIAMMFSAGMGIGLMFYGVGEPLSHFTSPPPATVEADTAEAFDVAMATTLFHWTLHPWAIYAVVGLTIAYGTFRKGRPQLISSAFIPLFGRRRAEGAFGRAVDILAIFATLFGSAASLGLGALQIGGGLTAGGFMDSVGTSLLVVIIVVLTIAFIASAVSGVSKGIQALSNVNMVLAGLLAVIVFIGGPTVLILDLIPTMIGDYFGNLSQMAARTAATGGDATETWLAGWTVFYWAWWISWAPFVGMFIARISRGRTIRQFVAGVILIPSSVSLLWFAVFGGAAISAQRSGTDLASKPIEGQLFGLLDTLPLGAVLGVIAMILVAIFFVSGADAASIVMGTLSQRGSIHPSRGVVIFWGAVMGAIAAIMLLVGGGEGDALSGIQNTTIIMAVPFMLVMVLMCVSLVKDLRNDPIVRRDRRVVEALEAAADYGRENYNDEFFMPVKPHPVDEDGEDGGPGTPAPAVRSDSEPEDAPGTPRG; translated from the coding sequence GTGCCGGAAACGGAACCGCACCACCTCAGCAGCAGCACCGAACCACCCCGCGAACCGGCCTCGCTGCACCGTGAGAGCGCCGACCGGCGGCTGCCCACCGACCGTGTGGTGTTCGGCGTCGCGGCCGGTCTGATGGTCGCGTTCATCGCCTGGGGCATCATCAGCTCCGACTCCCTCAGCAGCGTCGCCTCCACCGTGCTGGACCAGGTCATCGCCGGTGGCGGCTGGGCGTTCGTGCTCACCGCCAGCGGGTTCGTGGTCTTCGCGCTGTGGCTGGCCTTCAGCAGCTACGGCAAGGTGCCGCTGGGCCGCGACGACGAGGAACCGGAGTTCCGGTCGATCTCGTGGATCGCCATGATGTTCAGCGCGGGCATGGGCATCGGCCTGATGTTCTACGGCGTCGGTGAACCGCTCTCGCACTTCACCTCCCCACCGCCGGCCACGGTCGAGGCGGACACCGCCGAGGCGTTCGACGTCGCCATGGCCACCACGCTCTTCCACTGGACGCTGCACCCCTGGGCGATCTACGCGGTCGTCGGCCTGACCATCGCCTACGGCACGTTCCGCAAGGGCCGCCCGCAGCTGATCAGCTCGGCGTTCATCCCGCTGTTCGGCCGTCGGCGCGCGGAGGGGGCCTTCGGCCGGGCGGTCGACATCCTGGCCATCTTCGCCACCCTCTTCGGCTCCGCCGCCTCGCTCGGCCTGGGCGCCCTGCAGATCGGCGGGGGCCTGACCGCCGGCGGGTTCATGGACTCGGTCGGCACGTCGCTGCTGGTCGTCATCATCGTGGTGCTGACCATCGCGTTCATCGCCTCGGCGGTCTCCGGCGTCTCCAAGGGCATCCAGGCCCTGTCGAACGTCAACATGGTGCTCGCCGGCCTGCTGGCCGTCATCGTGTTCATCGGCGGCCCGACCGTCCTGATCCTCGACCTGATCCCGACGATGATTGGCGACTACTTCGGCAACCTGTCGCAGATGGCCGCCCGAACCGCGGCCACCGGCGGCGACGCCACCGAGACCTGGCTGGCCGGCTGGACGGTCTTCTACTGGGCCTGGTGGATCTCGTGGGCGCCCTTCGTCGGCATGTTCATCGCCCGCATCAGCCGGGGCCGCACCATCCGCCAGTTCGTGGCCGGCGTCATCCTGATCCCCAGCTCCGTGAGCCTGCTGTGGTTCGCGGTCTTCGGCGGGGCCGCGATCAGCGCCCAGCGCAGCGGCACCGACCTGGCCTCGAAACCGATCGAGGGCCAGCTGTTCGGCCTGCTCGACACGCTCCCGCTGGGCGCGGTGCTCGGCGTGATCGCCATGATCCTGGTCGCGATCTTCTTCGTCTCCGGCGCCGACGCGGCCTCGATCGTGATGGGCACCCTGAGCCAGCGCGGCTCGATCCACCCGAGCCGCGGCGTGGTGATCTTCTGGGGTGCCGTGATGGGCGCGATCGCCGCGATCATGCTGCTCGTCGGCGGCGGCGAGGGCGACGCCCTGTCCGGCATCCAGAACACCACGATCATCATGGCCGTGCCGTTCATGCTGGTCATGGTGCTGATGTGCGTGTCCCTGGTGAAGGACCTGCGCAACGACCCGATCGTGCGCCGCGACCGGCGCGTGGTCGAGGCGCTGGAGGCGGCGGCCGACTACGGCCGGGAGAACTACAACGACGAGTTCTTCATGCCGGTCAAGCCGCACCCGGTGGACGAGGACGGCGAGGACGGTGGGCCGGGCACCCCGGCCCCGGCGGTTCGGAGCGACAGCGAGCCGGAGGACGCGCCGGGCACCCCCCGCGGTTGA
- a CDS encoding tetratricopeptide repeat protein, translating to MSEAWHGELRDLLLTLHAHTRGRSPGGLLSMREIGAASGLSSSYVADVLRGRRRPQPGSARALALAVGADPAEADRAVLYAERMHDGAGAAPAKRVRLGAGPLPPDCEQPRKALSRRLSPGRGRVRTTVLTGLSGVGKTQVARAYADGLWRENRVDVVLWVNAAHHDSVVDAYAEAARRLTGTRDHHDVAAARRLLDWTATTRRTWLVVLDDLQSPQVLAEWAPRRSARGQTLVTTRRRDHALTGGQVRVVTAEAFSPPESQAYLRAKFAAAPERAAGAQALAADLGHLPVVLAQAAAYIDDRALTCDLYRERLRREQARLAGLVPETDALPDGQRLAYLAAWSLSIALADTLTPRNLARPLLEIAALLDPNGIPARIFEEPAVEAYVRSRQPRSAERAREQGQPFADAVRCLHRLNLVTDGDGRVRVHALVQRATRESLPPQALTAAARAGADAVNGLLGRTGDHDPAKALLRAGALALHRHAGRSLVEGGMHPLLPAVTADLGRTGQVHAALALALEVHASGVGVLGEDHPDTLAARSELTFWQGHTGAPAAALAAMRELVTAFTRLHGPHDPRTLKARHEQAGWRARAGGIPEAISEFRALLDDRIRHLGPDDPDTLHTRNSLAAWQGYAGDAPAAVRELRTVLADRTRRLGPDAPDTLDTRHHLAQWIGEAGDGPAAVEMFRKLLVERTDVLGPDHRDTLATRYRLALWRGRTGAVAQAVEELRAVARRSATLLGPANPDTLTVRFALAGLRGGEDPAAAVRELRAVLDDQMRVLEPDHPDLAGTRTAIEQWEQGHRDGGRPAA from the coding sequence GTGTCCGAGGCCTGGCACGGCGAACTGCGCGACCTCCTGCTCACCCTGCACGCGCACACGCGGGGCCGGAGCCCCGGCGGGCTCCTGTCGATGCGGGAGATCGGGGCGGCCTCCGGCCTGTCGTCGAGTTACGTGGCCGACGTGCTCAGGGGCCGGCGGCGTCCCCAGCCCGGCAGTGCCCGTGCCCTCGCACTGGCCGTGGGGGCCGACCCGGCCGAGGCGGACCGGGCCGTCCTGTACGCCGAACGGATGCACGACGGCGCCGGGGCGGCGCCGGCGAAACGGGTGCGGCTCGGCGCCGGGCCCCTCCCGCCCGACTGCGAGCAACCACGAAAAGCACTGTCCCGGCGTCTGTCTCCTGGACGGGGCCGGGTGCGCACGACCGTCCTGACCGGTCTGAGCGGTGTCGGCAAGACCCAGGTCGCGCGCGCCTACGCCGACGGCCTCTGGCGCGAGAACCGGGTGGATGTCGTGCTCTGGGTGAACGCGGCCCATCACGACTCGGTCGTCGACGCCTACGCCGAGGCCGCGCGCCGGCTCACGGGCACCCGCGACCACCACGACGTCGCGGCCGCGCGGCGTCTTCTCGACTGGACGGCCACGACCCGGCGGACCTGGCTGGTGGTGCTCGACGACCTGCAGAGCCCCCAGGTCCTGGCCGAGTGGGCGCCCAGGCGCAGCGCCCGCGGCCAGACACTGGTCACCACCCGGCGCCGCGATCACGCCCTGACCGGCGGCCAGGTCCGGGTGGTGACGGCCGAGGCGTTCAGCCCGCCGGAGTCGCAGGCCTACCTGCGGGCCAAGTTCGCCGCCGCCCCCGAACGGGCCGCCGGGGCGCAGGCCCTGGCCGCTGACCTCGGGCACCTGCCGGTCGTGCTGGCCCAGGCCGCCGCCTACATCGACGACCGTGCCCTGACCTGCGATCTCTACCGGGAACGGCTGCGCCGGGAGCAGGCCCGGCTGGCCGGCCTGGTGCCCGAGACCGACGCGCTGCCCGACGGCCAGCGCCTCGCGTACCTGGCCGCCTGGTCGCTGTCGATCGCGCTCGCCGACACCCTGACGCCGCGGAACCTGGCCCGTCCGCTGCTGGAGATCGCGGCGCTGCTGGACCCCAACGGCATCCCGGCGCGGATCTTCGAGGAGCCGGCGGTCGAGGCGTACGTGCGGTCCCGTCAGCCGCGCTCCGCCGAGCGGGCCCGCGAGCAGGGGCAGCCGTTCGCCGACGCGGTGCGCTGCCTGCACCGCCTGAACCTGGTGACCGACGGGGACGGGCGGGTGCGCGTGCACGCCCTGGTCCAGCGCGCCACCCGGGAAAGCCTTCCGCCGCAGGCACTCACCGCCGCGGCCCGAGCCGGGGCCGACGCGGTGAACGGGCTCCTGGGGCGCACCGGCGACCACGACCCGGCCAAGGCCCTGCTCCGCGCCGGCGCCCTGGCGTTGCACCGTCACGCCGGCCGCTCGCTCGTCGAGGGCGGGATGCACCCCCTGCTCCCGGCCGTCACGGCCGACCTCGGCCGCACCGGGCAGGTGCACGCGGCTCTCGCTCTCGCGCTCGAGGTGCACGCGTCCGGCGTCGGTGTGCTCGGCGAGGACCACCCGGACACCCTGGCCGCCCGGTCCGAGCTCACCTTCTGGCAGGGGCACACCGGCGCGCCCGCGGCGGCCCTCGCCGCGATGCGGGAGCTCGTCACCGCCTTCACCCGGCTGCACGGCCCGCACGACCCGCGCACCCTGAAGGCGCGGCACGAGCAGGCCGGCTGGCGGGCCCGGGCCGGCGGGATACCGGAGGCGATCAGCGAGTTCCGGGCCCTGCTGGACGACCGGATCCGGCACCTGGGCCCCGACGACCCGGACACCCTGCACACCCGCAACAGCCTCGCGGCCTGGCAGGGCTACGCCGGGGACGCGCCCGCGGCCGTGCGCGAGCTGCGCACGGTCCTGGCCGACCGCACCCGCCGGCTCGGGCCGGACGCTCCGGACACCCTGGACACCCGGCATCACCTCGCCCAGTGGATCGGTGAGGCCGGCGACGGGCCCGCCGCCGTCGAGATGTTCCGCAAGCTCCTGGTCGAGCGCACCGACGTGCTCGGGCCCGACCATCGCGACACCCTGGCGACGCGGTACCGGCTGGCGCTGTGGCGAGGGCGCACCGGCGCCGTCGCGCAGGCCGTCGAGGAACTGCGGGCCGTCGCCCGCCGCAGCGCCACCCTGCTCGGCCCGGCCAACCCGGACACCCTCACCGTGCGCTTCGCGCTCGCCGGCCTGCGGGGCGGCGAGGACCCGGCCGCGGCGGTGCGGGAGCTACGGGCCGTGCTCGACGACCAGATGCGGGTGCTGGAACCGGACCACCCGGATCTGGCCGGCACCCGTACGGCCATCGAGCAGTGGGAACAGGGGCACCGGGACGGAGGCCGGCCGGCCGCGTGA
- a CDS encoding TetR/AcrR family transcriptional regulator, whose amino-acid sequence MSGDRRPRRTDPQRRERILDAAITVMAARGVVGATHRVIAEAADVPLGSLTYYFSSLDDLRTHAFIRLSERLGQAYRARFDAVTDVPGLIEAVTGLIHDAAGASTDEWAVSYELYGAALRDPALREVTENWMRASRSVLERFVEPDTARALDALIEGLVIHSILSTAPPSREQIREAVRRLVS is encoded by the coding sequence GTGAGCGGTGACAGACGCCCCCGGCGCACCGATCCGCAGCGCCGGGAGAGGATTCTCGACGCGGCCATCACCGTGATGGCCGCTCGCGGGGTGGTGGGCGCCACGCACCGGGTGATCGCCGAGGCGGCCGACGTGCCGCTGGGGTCGCTCACCTACTACTTCTCCAGTTTGGACGACCTGCGCACCCACGCCTTCATCCGCCTCTCGGAGCGGCTGGGGCAGGCGTACCGCGCCCGGTTCGACGCGGTGACCGACGTGCCCGGGCTGATCGAGGCGGTCACCGGCCTGATCCACGACGCGGCCGGGGCGAGCACCGACGAGTGGGCGGTCAGCTACGAGCTGTACGGCGCGGCCCTGCGCGACCCGGCGCTGCGGGAGGTCACCGAGAACTGGATGCGCGCAAGCCGTTCGGTGCTGGAACGGTTCGTCGAGCCGGACACCGCCCGCGCGCTCGACGCCCTGATCGAGGGGCTGGTGATCCACTCGATCCTGTCCACGGCCCCGCCCTCACGCGAGCAGATCCGGGAGGCCGTGCGCCGTCTCGTGAGCTGA
- a CDS encoding sugar O-acetyltransferase translates to MDRETVAPGDQRSMTERMRAGDLYIADDPEIAEASFVALDLMSAYNATTARQAPLRRRILEQLLGGIGEASEIRPPLHVDYGTNIRIGARCFANFGLTALDVATITIGDDVQIGPHVQLLTPTHPVDPELRRAKWEAAEPVVIGDNVWLGGGVVVCPGVTIGENTVVGAGSVVTRDLPANVVAVGSPARVIRELGPA, encoded by the coding sequence ATGGATCGAGAAACCGTGGCACCCGGCGACCAGCGCTCGATGACCGAGCGGATGCGGGCCGGTGACCTCTACATCGCCGACGACCCGGAGATCGCCGAGGCCTCCTTCGTCGCCCTCGACCTGATGTCGGCCTACAACGCCACCACCGCCCGGCAGGCGCCGCTGCGCCGCCGGATCCTCGAGCAGCTGCTCGGCGGGATCGGCGAGGCCAGCGAGATCCGCCCGCCGCTCCATGTCGACTACGGCACGAACATCCGCATCGGGGCACGCTGTTTCGCGAACTTCGGGCTGACCGCCCTGGACGTCGCGACGATCACCATCGGCGACGACGTGCAGATCGGCCCGCACGTGCAGCTGCTCACCCCCACCCACCCGGTCGACCCCGAGCTGCGGCGGGCCAAGTGGGAGGCCGCCGAGCCCGTCGTCATCGGTGACAACGTCTGGCTGGGCGGGGGAGTCGTGGTCTGTCCGGGGGTCACGATCGGCGAGAACACCGTGGTGGGTGCCGGTTCCGTCGTCACCCGCGACCTGCCCGCGAACGTCGTGGCGGTCGGCAGCCCGGCCCGGGTGATCCGCGAGCTCGGCCCCGCGTGA
- a CDS encoding SDR family NAD(P)-dependent oxidoreductase: MPRHAPGRFSGSFALVTGAAHGIGRACAARLAQEGADVVVADIDAAAAGRTASAVGGRAASRTPRPRRAWCH; this comes from the coding sequence ATGCCTCGTCATGCGCCTGGTCGCTTCAGCGGATCGTTCGCCCTCGTCACCGGTGCCGCCCACGGAATCGGGCGGGCCTGTGCCGCGCGGTTGGCGCAGGAGGGAGCCGACGTCGTGGTCGCCGACATCGACGCGGCGGCCGCCGGGCGGACGGCATCCGCGGTCGGTGGGCGGGCGGCGAGCCGTACTCCGCGGCCAAGGCGGGCGTGGTGTCATTGA
- a CDS encoding DUF6924 domain-containing protein, with protein MEASDYTVVLRPGEFLSHETVSCPSGEFTLVHQPDGRLVIHRQADGYPVWVSGTGDQDSTGEGSTGTGRFELRPDGTPVVLGPDGALLWSGKVSSVPISAVVMHNAGRMMTLDEDGYVRWQTDAPPAAWERWHGLPDGRSLRRGQNLTGHTLTSANGRFALVNTRDGAVFLQRAGGDMLWGDFSRQYPGLALSEEGNLGSRRSGGYFSMDNGIGVPPDLGAFEMYVSDDGRITFADEAGQVIWQGPLPEPPASGTPEAPGAEERREEVVPHRSPVLLDGCDRFDVLVVRTDFGDEVAWQAILGDLREPVNGQAEEDDAPEPFVIEDRAWEGARWEEIVPALPDEGTPEVLFVADREAMAVGHPLLAVNVALLSDAEDAAPDDAPPQTGRVGARQASSMAVNLALANMDFEDFTGRG; from the coding sequence ATGGAGGCCTCCGACTACACCGTGGTCCTGCGCCCCGGTGAATTCCTGTCCCACGAGACGGTGAGCTGCCCGAGCGGTGAGTTCACGCTGGTGCACCAGCCCGACGGCCGCCTGGTGATCCACCGTCAGGCCGACGGGTATCCGGTCTGGGTCTCCGGCACCGGCGATCAGGATTCCACCGGGGAGGGCTCGACCGGCACCGGACGGTTCGAGCTGCGGCCGGACGGGACACCGGTCGTGCTCGGGCCGGACGGGGCACTGCTGTGGAGCGGCAAGGTCTCCTCGGTGCCGATCAGCGCGGTGGTGATGCACAACGCGGGGCGCATGATGACGCTCGACGAGGACGGGTACGTGCGCTGGCAGACCGATGCGCCGCCTGCGGCCTGGGAACGCTGGCACGGGCTCCCGGACGGGCGCAGCCTCAGACGCGGCCAGAATCTGACGGGGCACACCCTCACCTCCGCCAACGGCCGCTTCGCCCTGGTGAACACGCGCGACGGCGCGGTGTTCCTGCAGCGGGCCGGTGGCGACATGCTGTGGGGCGACTTCTCCCGGCAGTACCCGGGGCTTGCCCTGAGCGAGGAGGGCAACCTGGGCAGCCGTCGCTCCGGCGGGTACTTCTCGATGGACAACGGCATCGGCGTTCCCCCTGACCTGGGTGCCTTCGAGATGTACGTGTCCGACGACGGCCGGATCACCTTCGCCGACGAGGCCGGGCAGGTGATCTGGCAGGGACCGCTGCCGGAGCCGCCGGCGTCGGGGACCCCGGAAGCACCCGGGGCCGAAGAGCGTCGCGAAGAGGTGGTCCCGCACCGGTCGCCCGTTCTTCTGGACGGCTGTGACCGGTTCGACGTGCTCGTCGTGCGTACCGATTTCGGTGACGAGGTGGCCTGGCAGGCGATCCTGGGCGACCTGCGGGAACCGGTGAACGGGCAGGCCGAGGAGGACGACGCCCCCGAGCCCTTCGTGATCGAGGACCGGGCCTGGGAAGGCGCCCGGTGGGAGGAGATCGTGCCGGCACTGCCGGACGAGGGAACACCCGAGGTGCTCTTCGTGGCGGACCGTGAGGCCATGGCCGTGGGCCACCCGCTCCTGGCCGTCAACGTCGCGCTGCTGAGTGATGCCGAGGACGCGGCCCCGGACGACGCCCCGCCGCAGACCGGACGCGTCGGGGCGCGGCAGGCCTCGTCGATGGCGGTGAACCTGGCCCTGGCCAACATGGACTTCGAGGACTTCACCGGACGGGGATGA
- a CDS encoding cupin domain-containing protein: MTVRRVVTGHDHNGRSRVVDDRTVEAITSPLMPGFAAYRLWGQDQPPTFPDGGSPPGVEAWFPPLEGSRFLIITHPPEGRTPSPDVDAAAAGAELERQMPGLTASMEPDGSGMHTSDTLDYLMVVQGEATLELDDGERAVLRVGDVVVQNGTRHVWRNYGTEPCTVVAVAVGAQRTK, from the coding sequence ATGACGGTTCGTCGCGTCGTCACCGGGCACGACCACAACGGCAGGTCGCGCGTGGTGGACGACCGGACGGTGGAGGCCATCACCTCTCCGCTGATGCCCGGCTTCGCTGCCTATCGGCTGTGGGGGCAGGATCAACCGCCCACGTTCCCGGACGGCGGGTCGCCCCCTGGTGTGGAGGCGTGGTTCCCGCCGCTGGAGGGATCGCGATTCCTGATCATCACGCATCCCCCGGAGGGCCGGACCCCGTCGCCCGACGTGGACGCCGCCGCGGCCGGAGCCGAGTTGGAGCGGCAGATGCCGGGCCTGACAGCGTCGATGGAGCCCGACGGTTCGGGGATGCACACCAGCGACACGCTGGACTACCTGATGGTCGTGCAGGGTGAGGCCACGCTCGAACTCGACGACGGTGAGCGGGCCGTGCTCCGGGTGGGTGATGTCGTCGTGCAGAACGGAACTCGGCACGTGTGGCGCAACTACGGCACCGAGCCCTGCACCGTCGTCGCTGTCGCGGTCGGTGCGCAACGCACGAAGTGA
- a CDS encoding TetR family transcriptional regulator: MVRWQPNARTRLEDAALELFAERGFEAVSAAEIAGLAGLTKATFFRHFRDKPEVLFWGQDLLADTFRQGIADGAAGAPPLELVRSAILSAAPIFDADRHRHAATRQRLIASSPSLNERAVLKRTALARAMTEALAARGVSTRTAEVAGLAGTTAFNAAYTQWATNPAFRGFTGLARRELDRTVRALAELTGPASDDVAPPSPHEPLEQN; encoded by the coding sequence ATGGTCCGCTGGCAACCGAACGCGCGCACGCGACTGGAGGACGCCGCCCTGGAACTGTTCGCCGAGCGGGGGTTCGAGGCGGTGTCGGCCGCCGAGATCGCCGGCCTCGCCGGCCTCACCAAGGCAACGTTCTTCCGCCACTTCCGCGACAAGCCCGAAGTGCTGTTCTGGGGCCAGGACCTGCTGGCCGACACCTTCCGGCAGGGCATCGCCGACGGCGCGGCGGGCGCGCCCCCCCTGGAGCTCGTGCGGTCCGCGATCCTTTCCGCTGCCCCCATTTTCGACGCCGACCGGCACCGCCACGCCGCCACCCGCCAACGTCTCATCGCGTCCTCGCCCAGTCTGAACGAGCGCGCCGTGCTCAAGCGGACGGCGCTGGCCCGGGCGATGACCGAGGCGCTGGCCGCCCGGGGAGTGAGCACACGGACGGCCGAAGTGGCCGGGCTGGCCGGCACCACGGCGTTCAACGCGGCCTATACGCAATGGGCCACGAACCCGGCCTTTCGCGGGTTCACCGGCCTGGCTCGCCGCGAACTCGACCGGACCGTCCGGGCCCTGGCCGAACTGACCGGGCCCGCCTCGGACGACGTGGCGCCGCCGAGTCCGCATGAACCCCTGGAACAGAATTGA